From a single Capsicum annuum cultivar UCD-10X-F1 chromosome 12, UCD10Xv1.1, whole genome shotgun sequence genomic region:
- the LOC107850550 gene encoding uncharacterized protein LOC107850550, whose product MLGVLCARPKPWLFASLCLSHAHGSTPCAYSRVITSAATTRSSPSSSSSVLLQQQYQQQHRRHHSSHCRIGASSLSSIWHVILPAGRRNKKEINKRNNNNTVFHNHHYELDKKGEGSWNVAWDSRPARWLHNPDSAWLLFGVCSCLATPVPALDLPDVNCDAAVPIEKKSIDESDQNSANYKVTGVPADGRCLFRAIAHMTCLRNGEEAPDENRQRELADELRAQVVDELLKRRKEAEWFIEGDFDAYVERIEKPYVWGGEPELLMAAHVLKSSISVYMVDRSTGSLINISNYGEEYRKEGESPINVLFHGYGHYDILETISDKVHQKLEE is encoded by the exons ATGCTTGGAGTATTGTGTGCACGTCCTAAGCCTTGGCTATTTGCATCACTCTGCTTATCACACGCCCACGGCTCAACGCCGTGTGCATATAGCAGAGTTATTACTAGTGCTGCAACAACAAGATCGTCtccatcatcatcgtcatctGTTTTATTACAACAACAGTATCAGCAACAACATAGGAGGCATCATTCTAGTCATTGTCGTATTGGTGCATCATCACTGTCTTCGATTTGGCATGTGATTCTTCCTGCAGGAAGGAGAAATAAGAAGGAGATTAATAagaggaataataataatacggTGTTTCATAATCATCATTATGAGCTTGATAAAAAAGGTGAAGGGTCTTGGAATGTTGCGTGGGATTCTAGACCTGCGAGGTGGTTGCATAATCCTGATTCAGCTTGGTTATTGTTTGGTGTTTGTTCTTGTTTAGCAACGCCAGTGCCAGCTCTTGATCTACCAGATGTGAATTGTGATGCAGCTGTACCAATTGAGAAAAAGTCCATAGATGAGAGTGATCAAAACTCTGCCAACTATAAAGTCACTg GGGTACCGGCGGATGGGAGATGTCTATTCAGAGCAATAGCACATATGACTTGTTTAAGAAATGGGGAGGAAGCACCTGATGAAAATCGACAGAGAGAACTTGCTGATGAATTAAGAGCTCAG GTTGTTGACGAGCTGTTAAAGAGGCGAAAAGAAGCCGAATG GTTTATTGAAGGGGATTTTGATGCATACGTAGAACGAATTGAAAAGCCGTATGTGTGGGGAGGAGAACCAGAGCTACTAATGGCTGCTCATGTTCTCAA GTCCTCAATTTCTGTCTATATGGTAGATAGAAGCACAGGAAGTTTGATAAACATATCAAATTATGGAGAAGAATATAGGAAGGAGGGAGAAAGTCCGATTAATGTATTGTTTCATGGTTATGGTCACTATGACATATTGGAGACAATTTCAGACAAGGTTCACCAGAAGTTAGAAGAATAA